A window of the Desulfobacula toluolica Tol2 genome harbors these coding sequences:
- a CDS encoding flagellar brake domain-containing protein codes for MRELEGILELNKSQGFYIGIGTEIYLEIEGVTFSVTSIFIGLLKDEFMIVTLPKRYKSVKNKLFPTNKMVVKYLYDGSVYAFQTSIIEVFTNPIRMLAIEYPKVVQQRELRLVKRNKVVIPGRIEAKKTEFSMVVYDITKKGCSFKYLDQKSHINSLRGGDLLRIYCQFPGVAKEVGVMASVRNIRRDKDILSVGVEFQNITKTFLTSLRNLLYSIEDFS; via the coding sequence ATGCGGGAATTGGAAGGGATCTTAGAACTAAACAAATCTCAAGGTTTTTATATTGGTATCGGCACGGAAATTTACCTTGAAATAGAAGGTGTTACTTTTTCTGTCACAAGCATCTTTATTGGTTTGCTTAAAGATGAATTCATGATCGTTACCCTTCCTAAAAGATATAAAAGTGTTAAAAACAAATTATTTCCTACTAATAAAATGGTTGTTAAATATCTATATGACGGGTCAGTATATGCATTTCAAACCAGCATAATAGAGGTGTTCACCAACCCCATCAGAATGTTAGCCATTGAATACCCCAAAGTGGTTCAACAAAGAGAACTAAGGCTTGTTAAACGAAATAAAGTTGTAATTCCCGGCAGAATTGAAGCAAAAAAAACTGAATTTTCCATGGTTGTGTATGATATTACCAAAAAAGGCTGCAGTTTTAAATACCTTGACCAAAAAAGCCATATTAATTCATTAAGAGGGGGTGATCTTTTAAGAATTTACTGTCAATTTCCAGGAGTCGCCAAAGAAGTCGGTGTTATGGCAAGTGTTAGAAATATTAGAAGGGATAAGGATATTCTTTCCGTAGGAGTCGAGTTTCAGAATATTACTAAAACATTTTTAACGTCCTTAAGAAACCTTTTATATTCCATTGAAGACTTCTCTTGA
- a CDS encoding ComEA family DNA-binding protein: MKKTSIILLISLLFISFCQPVFAASEKININEATKSELVVLKYVGDKIADRIIDYRKAHPFEKSEDIMKVKGIGLKIFDANKDLIIVKD, encoded by the coding sequence ATGAAAAAAACTTCCATTATACTATTGATAAGTCTATTGTTTATCAGTTTCTGTCAACCTGTTTTTGCCGCTTCTGAAAAGATAAATATAAATGAAGCAACCAAAAGTGAGCTTGTCGTACTCAAATATGTTGGTGATAAAATTGCAGATAGGATTATTGACTATCGCAAAGCACACCCATTTGAAAAGTCTGAGGATATTATGAAGGTAAAAGGGATAGGTCTAAAAATTTTTGATGCCAATAAGGATCTGATCATAGTAAAAGATTAA
- a CDS encoding DUF2760 domain-containing protein, producing the protein MLLSESSCRVQSVFFCINGFFGRETLDLEVSKVYSKRLFGVITLLALLISAGINIGLYFGMRWLTLKFSQNTENEIITKTISEIVNNVEFIFHNFYLWVIPTVIGFFLLLGCVLWLILRNSVSKAFNGFYITKDEIPSKGKSKKDFVDQKTAVERKQRLFLHSLSVLQKDGRLLDFFDEDLSLYDDEQIGAAVRSIQEDCKKTIKKYIDPKPVIDNEEGSKVSIEPGFDIDSIKLVGNVAGDPPFEGVLKHRGWKAGKKEIPKLSDIQDSTIIIPAEVEIK; encoded by the coding sequence GTGTTATTATCTGAATCATCTTGTAGAGTACAGAGTGTTTTTTTTTGTATTAATGGATTTTTTGGAAGGGAGACCTTGGATTTGGAAGTTTCTAAAGTATATTCAAAAAGATTATTTGGTGTTATTACCCTGTTGGCTTTATTGATCAGTGCAGGCATAAATATCGGATTATATTTCGGCATGAGATGGCTGACCCTTAAATTTTCTCAAAATACAGAAAATGAAATTATTACCAAGACTATATCCGAGATTGTTAATAATGTAGAATTTATATTCCATAATTTTTATTTGTGGGTAATACCGACCGTAATAGGGTTTTTTTTGCTGCTGGGTTGTGTGCTATGGCTCATTTTAAGAAATTCAGTGTCAAAGGCGTTTAATGGATTTTATATTACAAAGGATGAAATACCCTCTAAAGGAAAATCCAAAAAAGATTTTGTTGATCAGAAGACAGCTGTGGAGAGGAAGCAGCGTCTGTTTTTACACAGCCTGTCTGTTCTTCAAAAAGATGGGCGACTTTTGGATTTTTTTGACGAAGATTTAAGCTTATATGATGATGAACAAATTGGTGCAGCGGTAAGAAGTATTCAGGAGGACTGTAAAAAGACAATCAAAAAATATATTGATCCAAAGCCGGTAATAGACAATGAAGAAGGTAGTAAGGTATCTATTGAACCTGGATTTGATATTGATTCAATTAAGTTAGTTGGGAATGTGGCAGGCGACCCTCCCTTTGAAGGGGTGTTAAAACATCGTGGATGGAAAGCTGGGAAAAAAGAGATCCCCAAACTTTCAGATATTCAGGATTCAACCATTATTATTCCCGCTGAAGTTGAAATAAAATAA
- a CDS encoding GGDEF domain-containing protein, with protein MRTLKHEKWIERLSKIDFAYQPIVNIHTGNAFGFEALLRFHKEAGFSSIDDVFNQAYTHEMLHPVDLFLREKAFAKFAKFKGQSHIKLFYNLDNRLFDTNDYSPGNTAQMLGEYGYSLDDICFEISEKHQLACNKHVSKILDVYRSQGYKIAVDDCGTGFSGMQLLYYTEPDYIKIDRFFIQNLENDPKKRLVVSTIVNLAHFMGSLVLAEGVETLDEYLLCKEIGCDMVQGYFVQKPQLDLNQLKKRYMKIGHITQNERRNGVVKDQSLISNQITHATPVYSDCSIISIFEKFRNEDKISFFPVINQHDEPVGIIRETAFKEYIFSKFGRQLLENPSFGKDISRFVKKIPISDVHSSVENLIETYSHFNNNEGLIMVENMKYIGILSTNSLLKIINEKNLTLARNQNPLTKLPGNTMIHEYFSKTLADFSATYHLIYFDFDNFKPFNDRYGFRNGDRMILMFADMLKKAGFSENRFVGHVGGDDFFLGVKHSENKDILLEMERLASQFKKNAESFYDRETVEQGFMVARDREDKIRQIPLMTVSIAVLELPGGVDRTCSIEAAGNMIARLKKEAKQSETGICNSTMGMPYPQNQTAPFEVISSILVK; from the coding sequence ATGAGAACATTAAAGCATGAAAAATGGATTGAAAGATTATCAAAAATAGATTTTGCCTATCAGCCTATTGTAAATATCCATACTGGCAATGCCTTTGGATTTGAAGCATTATTAAGGTTTCATAAAGAAGCTGGTTTTTCATCCATCGATGATGTTTTTAACCAGGCCTACACGCATGAAATGCTTCACCCGGTTGATCTTTTTTTGCGTGAAAAGGCCTTTGCCAAATTTGCAAAGTTTAAAGGGCAAAGTCATATCAAACTGTTTTATAATCTTGACAATCGTCTGTTTGACACAAATGATTATTCCCCGGGTAATACAGCTCAAATGCTTGGAGAGTATGGTTATTCACTGGATGATATATGTTTTGAAATATCGGAAAAACATCAGCTTGCCTGTAATAAGCATGTTTCAAAGATCTTGGATGTATATCGTTCCCAGGGGTATAAAATCGCCGTGGATGACTGTGGTACTGGATTTTCAGGGATGCAGCTTCTTTATTATACAGAGCCGGATTATATCAAAATCGACCGGTTTTTTATTCAGAATCTGGAAAATGATCCCAAAAAAAGACTGGTTGTGTCCACCATAGTAAATCTGGCCCATTTTATGGGCAGCCTTGTTCTCGCAGAGGGTGTTGAAACTCTTGATGAGTACCTTTTGTGCAAGGAAATAGGATGTGATATGGTGCAGGGGTATTTTGTCCAGAAACCTCAGCTGGATCTGAATCAACTAAAAAAAAGGTATATGAAAATAGGGCACATAACCCAAAATGAGCGGCGAAATGGCGTGGTTAAGGACCAGTCTCTTATTTCAAATCAGATCACCCATGCAACACCGGTATATTCGGATTGCAGTATCATCAGTATCTTTGAAAAATTCAGGAATGAAGATAAAATCAGTTTTTTTCCCGTTATAAATCAGCATGATGAGCCTGTGGGCATTATAAGGGAGACTGCTTTTAAAGAGTATATTTTTTCAAAATTCGGACGGCAGCTTCTGGAAAATCCATCTTTTGGAAAAGATATCTCAAGGTTTGTTAAAAAAATTCCCATTTCAGACGTTCACTCATCTGTTGAAAATCTTATTGAAACCTATTCGCACTTCAACAATAATGAAGGCTTGATTATGGTTGAAAATATGAAATATATTGGAATTTTGAGTACAAATTCATTGTTAAAGATTATCAATGAAAAAAATCTTACCCTTGCAAGAAACCAGAATCCTTTGACTAAATTGCCGGGTAACACCATGATTCATGAATATTTCAGTAAAACCCTGGCCGATTTTTCAGCTACCTATCATTTGATTTATTTTGATTTTGATAATTTCAAGCCATTTAATGACAGGTATGGATTTAGAAATGGTGATCGCATGATTTTAATGTTCGCGGATATGTTAAAAAAAGCAGGGTTTTCTGAAAATCGTTTTGTCGGTCATGTGGGCGGTGATGATTTTTTTCTTGGGGTAAAACATTCTGAAAATAAGGATATATTGCTTGAAATGGAGAGGCTGGCCAGCCAGTTTAAGAAAAATGCAGAAAGTTTTTATGATCGTGAAACTGTTGAACAAGGATTCATGGTTGCCAGGGACAGGGAAGATAAAATAAGACAGATACCATTGATGACAGTTAGTATTGCCGTGCTTGAACTTCCGGGAGGAGTAGATAGAACCTGTTCAATTGAAGCGGCCGGTAATATGATTGCCCGTTTGAAAAAAGAGGCAAAACAATCCGAAACAGGCATTTGCAACTCAACAATGGGGATGCCTTATCCTCAAAATCAGACCGCTCCCTTTGAAGTCATATCATCCATTCTTGTCAAATAA
- the phnG gene encoding phosphonate C-P lyase system protein PhnG — protein sequence MEIKKTTRKKWMELLATASLKDLKTAQKNLNAEIDYEYIVKPETGMLMVQARADGSHSRFHLGEMSVSKCVLKVQEQYIGYAMTAGSDPAHSELAALFDGLLQTPEYHDVIKTNLINKLAEKQIKKDIKLEQEVAETRVEFFTLKRGE from the coding sequence ATGGAAATCAAAAAAACAACTCGAAAAAAATGGATGGAACTTTTGGCAACCGCTTCCTTGAAGGATTTAAAAACTGCACAAAAAAATTTAAACGCTGAAATAGACTACGAATATATTGTAAAGCCTGAAACAGGCATGCTCATGGTACAGGCCAGGGCAGACGGATCACACTCCAGGTTCCATTTAGGCGAAATGAGCGTTTCAAAATGTGTTCTTAAAGTACAAGAACAATATATCGGATATGCCATGACCGCAGGATCAGATCCGGCACATTCAGAACTGGCAGCACTATTTGATGGTCTGCTGCAGACCCCTGAGTATCATGATGTCATAAAAACAAACTTAATCAACAAGCTGGCTGAAAAACAGATCAAAAAAGATATAAAACTTGAACAAGAAGTGGCAGAAACACGGGTTGAATTTTTCACATTAAAAAGAGGGGAATAG
- the phnH gene encoding phosphonate C-P lyase system protein PhnH, translating into MLKGFQSETYDTQYVFRELLSAMAKPGIIKDMELDMACPGNLHMASGAILLALLDFETPLCSDLKNTDQAIQWIRFHTGAPIIRMPNRSLFALYTNLEQLKDPAEFNQGTIESPDQSTTLLIQTSGLENNGRIKLTGPGIQCKTYLNLKGVKDIFLHKRADMINNYPLGIDMIFIYNNRFVAIPRTTKLEIF; encoded by the coding sequence ATGCTAAAAGGTTTTCAATCAGAAACGTATGACACTCAATATGTTTTTCGAGAATTGCTTTCTGCTATGGCAAAGCCAGGAATTATCAAAGATATGGAACTTGATATGGCCTGCCCGGGCAATCTTCATATGGCATCCGGAGCAATTTTGCTTGCATTACTGGATTTTGAAACCCCATTATGCTCGGATCTTAAAAATACTGATCAAGCAATTCAGTGGATCCGCTTTCACACTGGTGCGCCCATTATCCGCATGCCAAACCGATCTTTGTTTGCACTTTACACAAACCTGGAACAACTCAAAGACCCTGCTGAGTTTAACCAGGGGACCATTGAGTCTCCTGATCAATCCACAACCCTTTTGATTCAAACAAGCGGGCTGGAAAATAATGGCAGGATAAAGCTTACGGGACCGGGCATTCAATGCAAAACCTATCTTAACCTCAAAGGGGTAAAAGACATTTTCCTGCATAAGCGTGCAGATATGATTAATAACTATCCACTGGGAATTGATATGATTTTTATTTACAACAACCGTTTTGTTGCTATTCCGCGCACAACAAAACTGGAGATCTTCTGA
- a CDS encoding carbon-phosphorus lyase complex subunit PhnI — protein MYVAVKGGEKAVKQSRKMIAKKRRGPDSIPQITTDQIENQMGLAVDRVMAEGSLYDKKAAATALRQAQGDTVEAIFLVRSFRSTLKRFGTSKPIDTENMQILRRISGVFKDIPGGQILGPTYDYTHRLIDFKTDDKKGQETRPLIKETASDQNNYSKPQHYSKPSKPSDPPQKFARVVDLLKKQELMEEEPEELIGDKVEDLTREPLKLPASRSIRLQNLARGDEGFLLGSAYSLQRGFGLDRHPFLGELRVGYVSVKYTPPELGFEINIGRIKITECFMLNRFDGSENQSPGFKNGYGLVFGQNERKAMSMSLLDRSLQSSEIDKNVTYPGQDQEFILSHSDNVESSGFVQHLKLPHYVDFQSELILIRNLKTTISKKESNR, from the coding sequence ATGTATGTTGCAGTAAAGGGAGGCGAAAAAGCTGTCAAACAATCCAGAAAGATGATTGCAAAAAAACGGCGGGGACCGGACAGCATTCCACAAATCACCACAGACCAGATAGAAAACCAGATGGGACTTGCTGTTGACAGAGTGATGGCAGAAGGCTCTTTATATGATAAAAAAGCTGCGGCTACAGCTCTAAGACAGGCCCAGGGAGACACTGTGGAGGCCATCTTTCTGGTCCGGTCATTTCGATCTACTCTTAAACGATTTGGCACATCAAAACCCATTGACACGGAAAACATGCAAATTCTTCGCCGCATATCAGGTGTGTTCAAAGATATTCCCGGCGGACAGATTTTAGGTCCCACCTATGATTACACCCATCGGCTCATTGATTTTAAAACTGATGACAAAAAAGGACAAGAAACCAGGCCGCTGATAAAGGAAACGGCTTCAGATCAGAATAATTATTCCAAACCGCAACATTATTCCAAACCATCAAAGCCTTCCGACCCACCACAAAAATTTGCTCGCGTTGTTGATCTGTTAAAGAAACAAGAACTCATGGAAGAAGAGCCTGAAGAACTAATCGGTGACAAGGTAGAAGACCTTACACGAGAACCACTTAAATTACCTGCTTCCAGAAGTATTCGACTTCAAAACCTTGCCCGGGGAGATGAAGGCTTCCTGCTGGGATCGGCATACTCGCTGCAAAGAGGATTTGGTCTTGATCGACATCCTTTTTTAGGTGAACTTCGTGTCGGGTATGTAAGTGTAAAATACACACCGCCTGAATTGGGATTTGAAATAAATATCGGCAGGATCAAGATTACAGAATGTTTTATGCTGAACCGGTTTGACGGTTCAGAAAATCAATCGCCCGGATTTAAAAATGGCTACGGGCTTGTTTTTGGCCAGAATGAAAGAAAAGCCATGTCAATGTCTTTACTGGACAGGTCTTTACAATCAAGTGAAATAGACAAAAACGTCACATATCCCGGGCAAGATCAGGAATTTATTTTGTCCCACAGCGATAATGTTGAGTCATCCGGATTTGTGCAGCATCTAAAGCTGCCCCATTATGTTGATTTCCAATCAGAACTGATCCTGATCCGAAACCTTAAAACAACAATATCCAAAAAGGAGTCCAATCGTTGA
- a CDS encoding alpha-D-ribose 1-methylphosphonate 5-phosphate C-P-lyase PhnJ yields MSHQYNFAYLDEQSKKMIRRIMLKAVAIPGFQVPFGGREMPLPYGWGTGGIQLTASLLGKNDTLKVIDQGSDDTVNAISIKDFFKTTANITITEKTEEATLIQTRHRIPETPLKEGQIMIFQVPIPEPLQFIEPKHTQTVKMHAYQEYGTMYVKLYEDIAKYNKIATAFDYPVQVNHRYIMSPSPIPKYDTPKLHQSPAMHFFGAGREKRIYAVPPYTDVKTLDFEDYPFELETWQEPCAICGSKNSFLDEIIMDDNGKKLFICSDTEYCQRVSKGKES; encoded by the coding sequence TTGAGTCATCAATATAATTTTGCTTATCTGGATGAACAATCAAAAAAAATGATCCGGCGTATAATGTTAAAAGCCGTTGCCATACCAGGGTTTCAAGTGCCTTTCGGTGGAAGGGAAATGCCGCTGCCCTACGGATGGGGAACAGGAGGAATCCAGCTGACCGCCTCACTTTTGGGAAAAAATGACACCCTCAAAGTCATTGATCAGGGATCAGATGATACTGTGAATGCCATCAGCATTAAAGATTTTTTTAAAACCACCGCCAACATAACCATTACGGAAAAAACCGAAGAAGCAACACTTATTCAAACCCGGCACAGAATCCCGGAAACACCACTAAAGGAAGGTCAAATAATGATTTTCCAGGTGCCGATTCCGGAACCGCTGCAATTTATCGAACCCAAACACACACAAACAGTAAAAATGCATGCGTATCAAGAATACGGCACCATGTATGTTAAATTATACGAAGATATAGCAAAATATAATAAAATTGCCACGGCTTTTGATTATCCTGTACAGGTAAATCACCGGTATATAATGAGTCCGTCCCCCATTCCAAAATATGACACTCCAAAACTGCATCAATCTCCGGCCATGCATTTTTTTGGTGCGGGCAGGGAAAAACGCATTTATGCCGTACCGCCTTATACAGATGTAAAAACCCTTGATTTTGAAGATTATCCCTTTGAGTTGGAAACATGGCAGGAACCATGTGCCATTTGTGGTTCAAAAAATAGTTTTTTAGATGAAATAATCATGGATGACAACGGCAAAAAACTTTTTATATGCTCGGATACCGAATACTGCCAAAGAGTATCAAAAGGAAAGGAATCATGA
- the phnK gene encoding phosphonate C-P lyase system protein PhnK, which translates to MTTMPSKNILPLLKVKNLSKFFGKRVGCYDINFELSKGEVIGIVGESGSGKSTLLNCIAGKMPPTNGAVFFNSSHGIIDLCQSDEALLRKISRTQTGFVTQNSRDGLRMGISAGGNIGERLMANGMRNYKQIRNIALEWLKKVEIDPERIDDTPETFSGGMRQRLQIAANLVTEPKIMLMDEPTSGLDVSVQARLIDVLRKLVTRLNLSMVLVTHDLAVARLMCHRLFVMKNGKIIESGLSDQILDDPRKPYTQLLVSSVLTP; encoded by the coding sequence ATGACAACCATGCCTTCAAAAAATATTTTACCATTACTGAAAGTGAAAAATCTTTCTAAATTTTTCGGCAAACGTGTTGGATGTTATGACATCAATTTTGAACTCTCAAAAGGTGAAGTCATAGGTATTGTAGGAGAATCAGGATCAGGCAAATCAACTTTGCTCAACTGTATTGCAGGCAAGATGCCTCCGACAAATGGAGCTGTATTTTTCAATTCTTCTCATGGAATTATTGACCTTTGCCAGTCTGATGAAGCCTTGTTAAGAAAAATTTCAAGAACCCAGACAGGCTTTGTTACACAAAATTCCAGGGACGGTCTTCGAATGGGCATCAGTGCAGGGGGAAACATAGGTGAACGACTCATGGCAAACGGTATGAGAAATTATAAACAGATCAGAAATATTGCCCTTGAATGGCTTAAAAAAGTTGAAATCGACCCTGAAAGGATTGATGACACACCTGAAACATTTTCCGGCGGCATGAGGCAACGTTTGCAGATCGCTGCAAATCTTGTCACGGAACCCAAAATAATGCTCATGGATGAACCCACATCAGGCCTGGATGTCTCTGTACAGGCAAGACTTATAGATGTGTTGCGCAAACTTGTTACCCGGCTTAACCTGTCCATGGTTCTGGTCACACATGATCTGGCAGTGGCAAGATTGATGTGCCACAGGCTGTTTGTCATGAAAAACGGAAAAATTATTGAATCAGGTTTAAGTGACCAGATTCTCGATGATCCGAGAAAGCCCTACACCCAACTGCTGGTCTCATCTGTATTAACCCCCTGA
- the phnL gene encoding phosphonate C-P lyase system protein PhnL, whose product MEWALKLIDIGKDFVFHHQHGTRLVVLDNFSMDFFPGETAILSGPSGSGKSTLLRMIYAGYKTGKGKILIKHNNQQVDIAAASPSIIYSIRQNTIGYVSQFLRIVPRVSALDTVIEPLIARNISESIARKTGKQMLDRLNIPQNLWHLSAATFSGGEQQRINIARGFIAPYPILLLDEPTASLDARNRQVVIELIQEAIGNSTCVLAIFHDKSDQKTIADRIIDMSAKSFQEI is encoded by the coding sequence TTGGAATGGGCACTTAAATTAATCGATATTGGAAAAGATTTTGTTTTTCACCATCAGCATGGAACAAGACTGGTTGTGCTGGACAACTTTTCCATGGACTTTTTCCCGGGGGAAACTGCAATTCTTTCAGGCCCGTCAGGGTCAGGAAAAAGCACTCTTCTTAGAATGATTTATGCCGGTTACAAAACAGGCAAAGGCAAAATTTTAATAAAGCATAATAATCAACAGGTGGATATTGCAGCTGCTTCTCCATCCATTATTTACAGCATACGGCAAAACACCATAGGATATGTAAGCCAGTTTTTAAGAATAGTCCCAAGGGTATCTGCCTTAGATACCGTCATAGAACCCCTCATTGCCAGAAATATCAGTGAATCCATTGCCCGAAAAACAGGAAAGCAGATGCTGGACAGGCTAAATATTCCACAAAATCTCTGGCACCTTTCCGCCGCTACTTTTTCAGGTGGAGAACAGCAGCGGATCAATATTGCCAGAGGTTTTATTGCACCCTACCCCATCTTGCTACTGGATGAGCCAACTGCATCTTTAGATGCAAGAAACCGTCAAGTGGTAATTGAATTGATTCAAGAAGCCATTGGCAACAGCACTTGTGTTCTTGCCATTTTTCACGACAAGTCTGATCAAAAAACCATTGCAGACCGGATTATTGATATGTCTGCAAAGTCTTTTCAGGAGATTTAA
- a CDS encoding alpha-D-ribose 1-methylphosphonate 5-triphosphate diphosphatase, whose translation MNNKRLITNGPLFDGFNLYDQGSVLIEGQKIAGVFNGAVCIDDATDIDAQGDLIMPGLVDLHSDSLERSIEKRKGVFFDIDFALLNLDRQLAACGITTFCHAISFADDELGLRSPKEARNCVQKIKNFNKSEQSLVKHNTHIRYEVGSQKSFHIIKELLNQGMIDIMSVMDHTPGQGQFRSMESYIKFHTTEYYLSQHEILEKAAEKQAENQKSWQMVTELINMVNAAGIPILSHDDDTRQKIDLIKKLGISASEFPVTLEAATLAYKSGMDIFMGAPNLIRNQSTNGNLKASDVLKHGFCTGLVSDYYPESLFQAAFIASNFTTSREKALQTVTSGPGSFLKPTKNVGVLEKGSDADIIIVNQDHSWAHITRSFVRGKSIFQIQ comes from the coding sequence ATGAACAATAAACGACTTATTACCAATGGTCCTTTATTTGACGGATTTAATTTGTATGACCAGGGATCAGTTTTAATTGAAGGCCAGAAGATAGCAGGAGTTTTTAACGGAGCTGTCTGTATTGACGATGCAACCGATATTGATGCCCAAGGAGACCTGATCATGCCGGGACTCGTGGATCTGCATTCAGACAGTCTTGAACGAAGCATTGAAAAGCGAAAAGGAGTCTTTTTTGACATTGACTTTGCCCTTTTAAACCTTGACCGACAGCTTGCAGCCTGCGGTATAACAACTTTTTGCCATGCCATAAGCTTTGCCGATGATGAACTGGGGTTAAGATCCCCCAAAGAAGCTCGAAATTGTGTACAAAAAATCAAAAACTTTAATAAATCCGAACAGTCACTGGTCAAGCACAACACACATATCCGCTATGAAGTTGGATCACAAAAAAGCTTTCACATAATAAAAGAGCTGTTAAACCAAGGCATGATTGATATCATGTCCGTCATGGATCATACACCGGGCCAGGGTCAGTTCAGATCCATGGAATCTTATATCAAATTCCACACCACCGAATATTATCTTTCCCAACATGAAATTCTTGAAAAGGCAGCTGAAAAACAGGCTGAAAATCAAAAATCATGGCAAATGGTGACAGAACTTATAAATATGGTCAATGCAGCCGGTATTCCAATCTTAAGCCATGATGATGATACTCGGCAAAAAATTGATCTGATAAAAAAATTAGGTATCAGTGCAAGTGAATTCCCTGTTACATTGGAGGCTGCAACCCTGGCATACAAATCCGGAATGGACATTTTCATGGGCGCTCCAAACCTGATCCGCAATCAATCCACAAACGGCAACCTGAAAGCCTCGGATGTTCTCAAGCACGGATTTTGCACAGGGCTTGTATCAGACTATTATCCTGAATCCCTGTTTCAGGCCGCATTTATTGCATCAAATTTCACAACCAGCCGGGAGAAAGCTCTTCAAACAGTCACCTCTGGGCCGGGAAGTTTCTTGAAACCCACAAAAAATGTAGGCGTTCTTGAAAAAGGTTCGGATGCAGACATCATTATTGTCAACCAAGATCATTCATGGGCACACATTACCCGGTCGTTTGTCAGAGGAAAAAGCATTTTTCAAATCCAGTGA
- the phnC gene encoding phosphonate ABC transporter ATP-binding protein, which translates to MEQESQPVLQVNNLTKIYPGNIKAVNDVSFQVKKGEMVAVLGPSGAGKSTLLRCMNRLINKNTGQVLVNGKDITQCRGQALRRLRSDVGMIFQQFNLIPRLTVFENVLAGRLSHTSNPFWCTASIFRFFNETNKQKAFDALKRVGIEHLAPKRSDSLSGGQQQRVAIARTLAQEPEVILADEPVASLDPASSQRVLGILKQISESKNIPVIVNLHQVDLARQFATRIIGIQEGNLMFNGQVDDFSLDIARTIYGTQFESAVCTNELKQVAAA; encoded by the coding sequence ATGGAACAAGAATCCCAGCCTGTTTTACAAGTAAACAATCTTACAAAAATTTATCCCGGCAATATAAAAGCAGTTAACGATGTATCTTTCCAGGTAAAAAAAGGAGAGATGGTGGCTGTTTTAGGCCCTTCCGGTGCAGGCAAATCCACCCTGCTTCGGTGCATGAACCGTTTGATCAATAAAAATACCGGGCAAGTTCTGGTCAATGGAAAAGATATCACTCAATGCAGAGGCCAGGCATTAAGGCGGCTTAGAAGTGATGTTGGTATGATATTCCAGCAATTCAACCTTATCCCGAGATTAACGGTATTTGAAAATGTTCTGGCCGGACGTCTTAGTCATACAAGCAATCCTTTCTGGTGTACTGCATCAATTTTCCGGTTTTTCAATGAAACAAACAAACAAAAAGCCTTTGATGCATTAAAACGGGTTGGAATTGAACACCTTGCACCCAAAAGGTCGGACAGTCTTTCAGGAGGGCAGCAGCAAAGAGTAGCCATTGCAAGAACACTTGCCCAGGAACCTGAAGTGATTCTTGCGGACGAACCCGTTGCCAGCCTTGACCCGGCCAGTTCGCAAAGGGTTTTAGGCATTTTAAAGCAGATCAGTGAATCCAAAAATATTCCGGTCATTGTCAATCTTCATCAGGTTGACCTTGCCCGGCAATTTGCCACACGGATTATTGGTATTCAGGAAGGAAATCTTATGTTCAATGGACAAGTGGATGATTTCAGCCTGGACATTGCAAGAACCATTTACGGCACCCAGTTTGAATCAGCGGTTTGTACCAATGAACTAAAACAGGTTGCAGCAGCTTAG